Proteins encoded within one genomic window of Haematobia irritans isolate KBUSLIRL chromosome 5, ASM5000362v1, whole genome shotgun sequence:
- the LOC142237530 gene encoding uncharacterized protein LOC142237530, translating to MLRNLLIVLLVNILITKARYAMPNCGGPICATLDGNYKIFSNFCELLEETQAERQWDYELFADEDDNEQQIGCTRDYRPVCGYANKTFRTFSNPCTMRAESKDTGVSWTGFCPGTCDVIAKYFLKATTRKPENTIPKEVSTAVALAGAAPSPQTRIRVQTNTNNTFHGPYVEGNLYNEGPIHNYYGFVVPNWQGPIPYAGDIPNSNNGEIVSEDVVESEVEPVVLGGIAFNTVHQAISFITNFVNELLQYIKGLRGI from the exons atgttacgaaatCTCTTAATTGTCCTCTTGGTCAATATTCTCATTACAAAGGCTAGATATGCCATGCCTAATTGTGGTGGACCAATATGTGCTACATTAGATGGTAATTATAAGATATTCTCAAATTTCTGTGAACTTCTGGAGGAAACACAAGCTGAAAGGC aatgggACTATGAATTGTTTGCCGATGAAGATGATAATGAGCAACAAATTGGTTGCACAAGAGACTACCGGCCAGTATGTGGTTATGCCAATAAAACGTTTCGCACTTTTTCCAATCCCTGTACCATGAGAGCAGAATCAAAAGACACAGGAGTCT CATGGACAGGATTTTGCCCTGGAACTTGTGATGTGATAGCGAAATATTTCCTAAAGGCCACAACGAGAAAACCTGAGAATACGATTCCAAAAGAAGTTTCAACTGCTGTAGCTTTGGCTGGTGCCGCACCCTCTCCTCAAACAAGAATTCGTGTTCAAACAAATACCAATAACACATTCCATGGTCCATATGTTGAAGGAAATCTGTATAATGAAGGACCAATTCATAATTACTATGGATTTGTTGTACCCAATTGGCAAGGACCTATTCCATATGCAGGTGATATACCCAATTCTAATAATGGTGAGATAGTATCCGAAGATGTAGTAGAATCGGAGGTAGAACCTGTCGTACTTGGTGGAATTGCATTTAACACGGTACATCAAGCGATcagttttataacaaattttgtaaatgaactattgcagtatataaAAGGACTTCgaggaatttaa